A single genomic interval of Zingiber officinale cultivar Zhangliang chromosome 4A, Zo_v1.1, whole genome shotgun sequence harbors:
- the LOC121969399 gene encoding shugoshin-1-like isoform X3 — translation MGDGGLHRSLTGTGRSAAVSAEGGDRLPNLVGLSAVRKRLSDITNTASAGTSAMASAVIEEGKFMDVSSKDCVSQLMMENTNLLKLLAEKNKLIELSDIELKKLQNKLHKSNQQNWHLARVNSDMFAELNMRKDRLKALQHELGCMSSLLKIKTSELEEKDNLMKELVDKIGYQLSSIKCEEVEVNASDVLKDKQTSNPNKRRKLKDHSFGSTVLMEQVGNTDGKSRRSLRLASIESESCEIREDLLKIDDVILPMSHKKVLEGKDEGRRSLQAKTLPLKPGSCKSLELDKIDAVMPVSQQVISVGKKAVEIRKSLRRGSSNPMPESHLPKIEDTQFLVFSIKNKDLHVETSDKRDSPTSSSTSTSAKISEKQDSSMSSELDELGIPKRFSVGRPLRKAAEKVSSYKEINLNVKLRRPG, via the exons ATGGGGGACGGAGGTCTTCATCGCTCGCTGACTGGCACCGGTAGAAGCGCTGCAG TGAGCGCAGAGGGCGGAGATAGGTTACCGAACTTGGTTGGCCTCTCTGCTGTTCGGAAAAGATTGTCCGATATCACTAACACGGCGAGTGCGGGGACGTCCGCAATGGCAAGCGCCGTAATCGAGGAGGGAAAGTTCATGGATGTGAGCTCCAAGGACTGCGTCTCTCAGCTCATGATG GAAAATACTAACTTGTTGAAGCTTCTTGCAGAGAAAAA TAAACTAATAGAATTAAGCGACATTGAGTTGAAAAAACTTCAGAACAAGTTGCATAAAAGCAATCAACAGAACTGGCACTTGGCTCGGGTTAACTCTGATATGTTTGCG GAGCTTAACATGAGGAAAGACAGA CTAAAAGCCTTGCAGCATGAACTTGGTTGCATGTCATCATTACTTAAAATCAAGACGTCAGAATTAGAG GAGAAAGATAATTTAATGAAAGAACTTGTCGACAAGATTGGTTATCAG TTGAGTAGCATCAAGTGTGAAGAGGTTGAAGTAAATGCAAGTGATGTTCTTAAAGACAAGCAAACTAGCAATCCCAACAAGAGGCGTAAACTGAAAGATCACT CTTTTGGATCTACAGTTCTGATGGAACAAGTGGGAAACACAGATGGGAAAAG CAGAAGGTCCTTACGACTAGCATCCATTGAATCTGAATCGTGTGAAATCAGAGAGGATTTGCTCAAGATTGATGATGTTATACTACCAATGAGCCATAAGAAAGTCCTAGAGGGGAAGGATGAGGGTAGAAG GTCCTTGCAAGCCAAGACTTTGCCTTTGAAACCAGGATCTTGTAAATCCCTGGAGTTGGACAAGATTGATGCTGTGATGCCAGTTTCCCAGCAAGTGATATCCGTGGGAAAAAAGGCTGTTGAAATAAG AAAATCATTGAGGAGGGGATCCAGTAATCCAATGCCTGAATCACATCTACCAAAGATAGAGGACACTCAATTTTTAGTTTTTTCCATTAAGAACAAAGATTTACATGTGGAAACTTCTGATAAAAGGGATTCTCCAACTTCTTCTAGCACTAGTACATCTGCAAAAATAAGCGAGAAGCAGGATTCTAGTATGTCTTCAGAGTTGGATGAGCTCGGAATCCCAAAGAGATTTTCTGTCGGAAGGCCATTGCGCAAGGCGGCTGAGAAGGTCAGTTCTTACAAGGAAATTAATCTGAATGTGAAATTGAGAAGACCAGGATAA
- the LOC121969399 gene encoding shugoshin-1-like isoform X4 — protein sequence MGDGGLHRSLTGTGRSAAVSAEGGDRLPNLVGLSAVRKRLSDITNTASAGTSAMASAVIEEGKFMDVSSKDCVSQLMMENTNLLKLLAEKNKLIELSDIELKKLQNKLHKSNQQNWHLARVNSDMFAELNMRKDRLKALQHELGCMSSLLKIKTSELEEKDNLMKELVDKIGYQLSSIKCEEVEVNASDVLKDKQTSNPNKRRKLKDHSFGSTVLMEQVGNTDGKRRSLRLASIESESCEIREDLLKIDDVILPMSHKKVLEGKDEGRRSLQAKTLPLKPGSCKSLELDKIDAVMPVSQQVISVGKKAVEIRKSLRRGSSNPMPESHLPKIEDTQFLVFSIKNKDLHVETSDKRDSPTSSSTSTSAKISEKQDSSMSSELDELGIPKRFSVGRPLRKAAEKVSSYKEINLNVKLRRPG from the exons ATGGGGGACGGAGGTCTTCATCGCTCGCTGACTGGCACCGGTAGAAGCGCTGCAG TGAGCGCAGAGGGCGGAGATAGGTTACCGAACTTGGTTGGCCTCTCTGCTGTTCGGAAAAGATTGTCCGATATCACTAACACGGCGAGTGCGGGGACGTCCGCAATGGCAAGCGCCGTAATCGAGGAGGGAAAGTTCATGGATGTGAGCTCCAAGGACTGCGTCTCTCAGCTCATGATG GAAAATACTAACTTGTTGAAGCTTCTTGCAGAGAAAAA TAAACTAATAGAATTAAGCGACATTGAGTTGAAAAAACTTCAGAACAAGTTGCATAAAAGCAATCAACAGAACTGGCACTTGGCTCGGGTTAACTCTGATATGTTTGCG GAGCTTAACATGAGGAAAGACAGA CTAAAAGCCTTGCAGCATGAACTTGGTTGCATGTCATCATTACTTAAAATCAAGACGTCAGAATTAGAG GAGAAAGATAATTTAATGAAAGAACTTGTCGACAAGATTGGTTATCAG TTGAGTAGCATCAAGTGTGAAGAGGTTGAAGTAAATGCAAGTGATGTTCTTAAAGACAAGCAAACTAGCAATCCCAACAAGAGGCGTAAACTGAAAGATCACT CTTTTGGATCTACAGTTCTGATGGAACAAGTGGGAAACACAGATGGGAAAAG AAGGTCCTTACGACTAGCATCCATTGAATCTGAATCGTGTGAAATCAGAGAGGATTTGCTCAAGATTGATGATGTTATACTACCAATGAGCCATAAGAAAGTCCTAGAGGGGAAGGATGAGGGTAGAAG GTCCTTGCAAGCCAAGACTTTGCCTTTGAAACCAGGATCTTGTAAATCCCTGGAGTTGGACAAGATTGATGCTGTGATGCCAGTTTCCCAGCAAGTGATATCCGTGGGAAAAAAGGCTGTTGAAATAAG AAAATCATTGAGGAGGGGATCCAGTAATCCAATGCCTGAATCACATCTACCAAAGATAGAGGACACTCAATTTTTAGTTTTTTCCATTAAGAACAAAGATTTACATGTGGAAACTTCTGATAAAAGGGATTCTCCAACTTCTTCTAGCACTAGTACATCTGCAAAAATAAGCGAGAAGCAGGATTCTAGTATGTCTTCAGAGTTGGATGAGCTCGGAATCCCAAAGAGATTTTCTGTCGGAAGGCCATTGCGCAAGGCGGCTGAGAAGGTCAGTTCTTACAAGGAAATTAATCTGAATGTGAAATTGAGAAGACCAGGATAA
- the LOC121969399 gene encoding shugoshin-1-like isoform X1, whose amino-acid sequence MGDGGLHRSLTGTGRSAAVSAEGGDRLPNLVGLSAVRKRLSDITNTASAGTSAMASAVIEEGKFMDVSSKDCVSQLMMENTNLLKLLAEKNKLIELSDIELKKLQNKLHKSNQQNWHLARVNSDMFAELNMRKDRLKALQHELGCMSSLLKIKTSELEEKDNLMKELVDKIGYQLSSIKCEEVEVNASDVLKDKQTSNPNKRRKLKDHSFGSTVLMEQVGNTDGKSRRSLRLASIESESCEIREDLLKIDDVILPMSHKKVLEGKDEGRRSLQAKTLPLKPGSCKSLELDKIDAVMPVSQQVISVGKKAVEISRKSLRRGSSNPMPESHLPKIEDTQFLVFSIKNKDLHVETSDKRDSPTSSSTSTSAKISEKQDSSMSSELDELGIPKRFSVGRPLRKAAEKVSSYKEINLNVKLRRPG is encoded by the exons ATGGGGGACGGAGGTCTTCATCGCTCGCTGACTGGCACCGGTAGAAGCGCTGCAG TGAGCGCAGAGGGCGGAGATAGGTTACCGAACTTGGTTGGCCTCTCTGCTGTTCGGAAAAGATTGTCCGATATCACTAACACGGCGAGTGCGGGGACGTCCGCAATGGCAAGCGCCGTAATCGAGGAGGGAAAGTTCATGGATGTGAGCTCCAAGGACTGCGTCTCTCAGCTCATGATG GAAAATACTAACTTGTTGAAGCTTCTTGCAGAGAAAAA TAAACTAATAGAATTAAGCGACATTGAGTTGAAAAAACTTCAGAACAAGTTGCATAAAAGCAATCAACAGAACTGGCACTTGGCTCGGGTTAACTCTGATATGTTTGCG GAGCTTAACATGAGGAAAGACAGA CTAAAAGCCTTGCAGCATGAACTTGGTTGCATGTCATCATTACTTAAAATCAAGACGTCAGAATTAGAG GAGAAAGATAATTTAATGAAAGAACTTGTCGACAAGATTGGTTATCAG TTGAGTAGCATCAAGTGTGAAGAGGTTGAAGTAAATGCAAGTGATGTTCTTAAAGACAAGCAAACTAGCAATCCCAACAAGAGGCGTAAACTGAAAGATCACT CTTTTGGATCTACAGTTCTGATGGAACAAGTGGGAAACACAGATGGGAAAAG CAGAAGGTCCTTACGACTAGCATCCATTGAATCTGAATCGTGTGAAATCAGAGAGGATTTGCTCAAGATTGATGATGTTATACTACCAATGAGCCATAAGAAAGTCCTAGAGGGGAAGGATGAGGGTAGAAG GTCCTTGCAAGCCAAGACTTTGCCTTTGAAACCAGGATCTTGTAAATCCCTGGAGTTGGACAAGATTGATGCTGTGATGCCAGTTTCCCAGCAAGTGATATCCGTGGGAAAAAAGGCTGTTGAAATAAG TAGAAAATCATTGAGGAGGGGATCCAGTAATCCAATGCCTGAATCACATCTACCAAAGATAGAGGACACTCAATTTTTAGTTTTTTCCATTAAGAACAAAGATTTACATGTGGAAACTTCTGATAAAAGGGATTCTCCAACTTCTTCTAGCACTAGTACATCTGCAAAAATAAGCGAGAAGCAGGATTCTAGTATGTCTTCAGAGTTGGATGAGCTCGGAATCCCAAAGAGATTTTCTGTCGGAAGGCCATTGCGCAAGGCGGCTGAGAAGGTCAGTTCTTACAAGGAAATTAATCTGAATGTGAAATTGAGAAGACCAGGATAA
- the LOC121969399 gene encoding shugoshin-1-like isoform X5 has protein sequence MGDGGLHRSLTGTGRSAAVSAEGGDRLPNLVGLSAVRKRLSDITNTASAGTSAMASAVIEEGKFMDVSSKDCVSQLMMENTNLLKLLAEKNKLIELSDIELKKLQNKLHKSNQQNWHLARVNSDMFAELNMRKDRLKALQHELGCMSSLLKIKTSELEEKDNLMKELVDKIGYQLSSIKCEEVEVNASDVLKDKQTSNPNKRRKLKDHSFGSTVLMEQVGNTDGKSRRSLRLASIESESCEIREDLLKIDDVILPMSHKKVLEGKDEGRRSLQAKTLPLKPGSCKSLELDKIDAVMPVSQQVISVGKKAVEISTSTSAKISEKQDSSMSSELDELGIPKRFSVGRPLRKAAEKVSSYKEINLNVKLRRPG, from the exons ATGGGGGACGGAGGTCTTCATCGCTCGCTGACTGGCACCGGTAGAAGCGCTGCAG TGAGCGCAGAGGGCGGAGATAGGTTACCGAACTTGGTTGGCCTCTCTGCTGTTCGGAAAAGATTGTCCGATATCACTAACACGGCGAGTGCGGGGACGTCCGCAATGGCAAGCGCCGTAATCGAGGAGGGAAAGTTCATGGATGTGAGCTCCAAGGACTGCGTCTCTCAGCTCATGATG GAAAATACTAACTTGTTGAAGCTTCTTGCAGAGAAAAA TAAACTAATAGAATTAAGCGACATTGAGTTGAAAAAACTTCAGAACAAGTTGCATAAAAGCAATCAACAGAACTGGCACTTGGCTCGGGTTAACTCTGATATGTTTGCG GAGCTTAACATGAGGAAAGACAGA CTAAAAGCCTTGCAGCATGAACTTGGTTGCATGTCATCATTACTTAAAATCAAGACGTCAGAATTAGAG GAGAAAGATAATTTAATGAAAGAACTTGTCGACAAGATTGGTTATCAG TTGAGTAGCATCAAGTGTGAAGAGGTTGAAGTAAATGCAAGTGATGTTCTTAAAGACAAGCAAACTAGCAATCCCAACAAGAGGCGTAAACTGAAAGATCACT CTTTTGGATCTACAGTTCTGATGGAACAAGTGGGAAACACAGATGGGAAAAG CAGAAGGTCCTTACGACTAGCATCCATTGAATCTGAATCGTGTGAAATCAGAGAGGATTTGCTCAAGATTGATGATGTTATACTACCAATGAGCCATAAGAAAGTCCTAGAGGGGAAGGATGAGGGTAGAAG GTCCTTGCAAGCCAAGACTTTGCCTTTGAAACCAGGATCTTGTAAATCCCTGGAGTTGGACAAGATTGATGCTGTGATGCCAGTTTCCCAGCAAGTGATATCCGTGGGAAAAAAGGCTGTTGAAATAAG CACTAGTACATCTGCAAAAATAAGCGAGAAGCAGGATTCTAGTATGTCTTCAGAGTTGGATGAGCTCGGAATCCCAAAGAGATTTTCTGTCGGAAGGCCATTGCGCAAGGCGGCTGAGAAGGTCAGTTCTTACAAGGAAATTAATCTGAATGTGAAATTGAGAAGACCAGGATAA
- the LOC121969399 gene encoding shugoshin-1-like isoform X2, with protein sequence MGDGGLHRSLTGTGRSAAVSAEGGDRLPNLVGLSAVRKRLSDITNTASAGTSAMASAVIEEGKFMDVSSKDCVSQLMMENTNLLKLLAEKNKLIELSDIELKKLQNKLHKSNQQNWHLARVNSDMFAELNMRKDRLKALQHELGCMSSLLKIKTSELEEKDNLMKELVDKIGYQLSSIKCEEVEVNASDVLKDKQTSNPNKRRKLKDHSFGSTVLMEQVGNTDGKRRSLRLASIESESCEIREDLLKIDDVILPMSHKKVLEGKDEGRRSLQAKTLPLKPGSCKSLELDKIDAVMPVSQQVISVGKKAVEISRKSLRRGSSNPMPESHLPKIEDTQFLVFSIKNKDLHVETSDKRDSPTSSSTSTSAKISEKQDSSMSSELDELGIPKRFSVGRPLRKAAEKVSSYKEINLNVKLRRPG encoded by the exons ATGGGGGACGGAGGTCTTCATCGCTCGCTGACTGGCACCGGTAGAAGCGCTGCAG TGAGCGCAGAGGGCGGAGATAGGTTACCGAACTTGGTTGGCCTCTCTGCTGTTCGGAAAAGATTGTCCGATATCACTAACACGGCGAGTGCGGGGACGTCCGCAATGGCAAGCGCCGTAATCGAGGAGGGAAAGTTCATGGATGTGAGCTCCAAGGACTGCGTCTCTCAGCTCATGATG GAAAATACTAACTTGTTGAAGCTTCTTGCAGAGAAAAA TAAACTAATAGAATTAAGCGACATTGAGTTGAAAAAACTTCAGAACAAGTTGCATAAAAGCAATCAACAGAACTGGCACTTGGCTCGGGTTAACTCTGATATGTTTGCG GAGCTTAACATGAGGAAAGACAGA CTAAAAGCCTTGCAGCATGAACTTGGTTGCATGTCATCATTACTTAAAATCAAGACGTCAGAATTAGAG GAGAAAGATAATTTAATGAAAGAACTTGTCGACAAGATTGGTTATCAG TTGAGTAGCATCAAGTGTGAAGAGGTTGAAGTAAATGCAAGTGATGTTCTTAAAGACAAGCAAACTAGCAATCCCAACAAGAGGCGTAAACTGAAAGATCACT CTTTTGGATCTACAGTTCTGATGGAACAAGTGGGAAACACAGATGGGAAAAG AAGGTCCTTACGACTAGCATCCATTGAATCTGAATCGTGTGAAATCAGAGAGGATTTGCTCAAGATTGATGATGTTATACTACCAATGAGCCATAAGAAAGTCCTAGAGGGGAAGGATGAGGGTAGAAG GTCCTTGCAAGCCAAGACTTTGCCTTTGAAACCAGGATCTTGTAAATCCCTGGAGTTGGACAAGATTGATGCTGTGATGCCAGTTTCCCAGCAAGTGATATCCGTGGGAAAAAAGGCTGTTGAAATAAG TAGAAAATCATTGAGGAGGGGATCCAGTAATCCAATGCCTGAATCACATCTACCAAAGATAGAGGACACTCAATTTTTAGTTTTTTCCATTAAGAACAAAGATTTACATGTGGAAACTTCTGATAAAAGGGATTCTCCAACTTCTTCTAGCACTAGTACATCTGCAAAAATAAGCGAGAAGCAGGATTCTAGTATGTCTTCAGAGTTGGATGAGCTCGGAATCCCAAAGAGATTTTCTGTCGGAAGGCCATTGCGCAAGGCGGCTGAGAAGGTCAGTTCTTACAAGGAAATTAATCTGAATGTGAAATTGAGAAGACCAGGATAA